A window of the Hordeum vulgare subsp. vulgare chromosome 5H, MorexV3_pseudomolecules_assembly, whole genome shotgun sequence genome harbors these coding sequences:
- the LOC123398059 gene encoding phospholipase D alpha 1-like, protein MGSKDGHPATAADADADAVYLHGILEVTVFEADHLHNAIHGQIIKATESLEQSLGVHCLQRSRLYVDIDVGAARVARTCEVEPHGNTPVWNQSFRLHCAYPAAAITFTVKSQHLIGASVLGHGSVPTASVAAGEPLELWVGLRGGDRAHGTHTPSLRVWLQFLDVELDPCWDAGIRLPGYAGIRPAFFPERTNCSVTLYQNSHLSNGFDPSVRLDGGRPYRPARLWEDLYVAIRDARHFVYVAGWSVNTAITLVRDASRMIPGAEGVTLGELLKRKADEGVTVLVMPWQDKTSVPFLGNTGVMKTHDEQTRAFFHGTNVRCFLCPRDADAALTLVQSIEISTEFTHHQKTVTLDAATPGTADGRHVVSFIGGIDLCDGRYDDENHTLFRELDTTYSRDFMQNNFRHASLRYGGPREPWHDVHCRLEGPAAWDVLANFEHRWKKQAPGKIRGCLLDLSPETFPDPCTFDNDDGTGSWNVQVLRSVDDASVVGFPTDPGQAAAMGLTSGKNLTIDQSIQIGYVEAIRRARRFIYIENQYFLGGCASWAEDRDSGCLNLVPVEIALKVAAKIRRGERFAVYVVTPMWPEGEPASDSIQAIVRWNRLTVEMMYGIVMEAIDDAGLRGQAHPCDYLNFFCLGNREARRPAEYVPPANPEKGTDYWRAQASRRSPIYVHAKLMIVDDEYVIVGSANLNERSLAGNRDSEIAQGSYQPAHLNGPGGGRARGLVHGFRLSLWHEHFMSHMCAGAGAGEDVFLEPESAECVRAVRRAAEALWDAYTRDRVEDLRGHLLPFPISVSEFGEVAALTADGCFPDTRAPVKGRKSATLPAILTT, encoded by the exons ATGGGCTCTAAGGACGGACaccccgccaccgccgccgacgccgaCGCAGACGCCGTGTACCTCCACGGCATCCTGGAGGTGACGGTGTTCGAGGCAGACCACCTCCACAACGCCATTCATGGCCAGATCATCAAG GCGACGGAGAGTCTGGAGCAGTCGCTGGGCGTGCACTGCCTCCAGCGGAGCAGGCTGTACGTGGACATCGACGTCGGCGCGGCGCGGGTGGCGCGCACCTGCGAGGTGGAGCCCCACGGCAACACCCCGGTCTGGAACCAGTCCTTCCGCCTGCACTGCGCCTACCCTGCCGCCGCGATCACCTTCACCGTCAAGAGCCAGCACCTCATCGGCGCCAGCGTCCTCGGCCACGGCTCCGTGCCCACGGCCAGCGTCGCCGCGGGGGAGCCCCTCGAGCTCTGGGTCGGCCTCCGCGGAGGCGATCGCGCGCACGGGACGCACACCCCAAGCCTCCGCGTCTGGCTGCAGTTCCTGGACGTCGAGCTTGACCCGTGCTGGGACGCCGGCATACGGCTGCCCGGCTACGCGGGGATCAGGCCGGCCTTCTTCCCGGAGCGGACCAACTGCAGCGTCACGCTGTACCAGAACTCGCACCTGTCGAACGGGTTCGACCCGTCAGTTCGCCTCGACGGCGGGCGGCCGTACCGGCCGGCGCGGCTGTGGGAGGACCTGTACGTGGCGATCCGTGACGCGCGCCACTTCGTGTACGTGGCCGGGTGGTCGGTGAACACGGCGATCACGCTCGTGCGCGACGCGAGCCGGATGATCCCCGGCGCGGAGGGCGTCACGCTGGGCGAGCTCCTCAAGCGGAAGGCTGACGAGGGGGTGACGGTGCTGGTGATGCCGTGGCAGGACAAGACGTCCGTCCCGTTCCTCGGCAACACTGGCGTGATGAAGACGCACGACGAGCAGACCCGGGCGTTCTTCCATGGCACCAACGTGCGGTGCTTCCTCTGCCCGCGCGACGCCGACGCCGCGCTCACCCTGGTGCAGAGCATCGAGATCAGCACCGAGTTCACGCACCACCAGAAGACGGTCACCCTCGACGCCGCCACGCCGGGCACCGCCGACGGCCGCCACGTCGTCAGCTTCATCGGCGGCATAGACCTCTGCGACGGCAG GTACGACGATGAGAACCACACGCTGTTCCGGGAGCTCGACACGACCTACTCCCGCGACTTCATGCAGAACAACTTCAGGCACGCCTCGCTGCGGTACGGCGGACCGAGGGAGCCGTGGCACGACGTGCACTGCAGGCTCGAGGGCCCTGCTGCGTGGGACGTGCTCGCCAACTTCGAGCACCGGTGGAAGAAGCAGGCGCCGGGGAAGATACGGGGCTGCCTGCTCGACCTCAGCCCGGAGACGTTCCCCGATCCCTGCACCttcgacaacgacgacggcacCGGCTCGTGGAACGTGCAGGTGCTCCGGTCTGTCGACGACGCGTCGGTGGTCGGATTCCCCACCGACCCGGGCCAGGCCGCCGCGATGGGGCTGACGAGCGGCAAGAACCTCACCATCGACCAGAGCATACAGATCGGCTACGTCGAGGCCATCCGCCGCGCGCGGCGGTTCATCTACATCGAGAACCAGTACTTCCTCGGCGGGTGCGCGTCGTGGGCGGAGGACCGGGACTCCGGCTGCCTCAACCTGGTGCCCGTCGAGATCGCGCTCAAGGTCGCCGCCAAGATCCGGCGCGGCGAGCGGTTCGCCGTCTACGTCGTGACCCCGATGTGGCCCGAGGGGGAGCCGGCGAGCGACTCCATCCAGGCCATCGTGCGGTGGAACCGGCTGACCGTGGAGATGATGTACGGCATCGTCATGGAGGCGATCGACGACGCCGGGCTACGCGGCCAGGCGCACCCCTGCGACTACCTCAACTTCTTCTGCCTCGGGAACCGGGAGGCGCGGCGCCCCGCCGAGTACGTGCCGCCGGCGAATCCGGAGAAGGGCACGGACTACTGGCGCGCGCAGGCGAGCCGCCGCTCGCCCATCTACGTCCACGCCAAGCTCATGATCG TGGACGACGAGTACGTCATCGTGGGGTCGGCGAACCTGAACGAGCGCTCGCTGGCGGGCAACCGGGACAGCGAGATCGCGCAGGGGAGCTACCAGCCGGCGCACCTGAACGGGCCGGGCGGCGGGCGCGCCCGGGGGCTCGTGCACGGGTTCCGTCTGTCGCTGTGGCACGAGCACTTCATGAGCCACAtgtgcgccggcgccggcgccggggaGGACGTATTCTTGGAGCCCGAGAGCGCGGAGTGCGTGCGCGCGGTGCGGCGCGCGGCGGAGGCGCTGTGGGACGCGTACACGCGGGACAGGGTGGAGGACCTGCGAGGGCACCTGCTGCCGTTCCCGATCAGCGTGTCGGAGTTCGGGGAGGTGGCCGCCCTGACGGCGGACGGCTGCTTCCCCGACACCAGGGCGCCGGTGAAGGGGAGGAAGTCGGCCACCCTTCCGGCCATCCTGACCACTTGA